A portion of the Symphalangus syndactylus isolate Jambi chromosome 13, NHGRI_mSymSyn1-v2.1_pri, whole genome shotgun sequence genome contains these proteins:
- the IQCN gene encoding LOW QUALITY PROTEIN: IQ domain-containing protein N (The sequence of the model RefSeq protein was modified relative to this genomic sequence to represent the inferred CDS: inserted 1 base in 1 codon; deleted 1 base in 1 codon) yields the protein MTLQGRADLSSNQGNAAGHPATVHKPVVTQWAVHPPAPAHPSLPDKTEKVPSQAQHEGLKSKEHLPQQPAQAKTVSRRIPRLRAVVESQAFNNILVDEMDMMHARAATLIQANWRGYRLRQKLISQMMAAKAIQEAWRRFNKRHILHSSKLLVKKMRAEEGDIPYHAPQQVRFQHPEENRLLSLPIMVNKETQFPSCDNLVLCRPQSSPLLQPPAAQGTPEPCVQAPHVARVQGVAFLPHQTVTIRFPCPVSLDAKCQPFLLTRTIRSTCLVHIEGDSVKTKRVTAQTNKAGAPGTPLSRRYNQAVMGPSRAQTRGPVKAETPKAPFQICPGPMITKTLLQTYPASTTTTIPPKTSPVPKVTMTKTPAQMYPGPTVIKTAPHTCPVPTMTKIQVHPTASRTGTPRQTCPATITAKNQPQVSLLASIMKSPPQVCPGSAIAKTPPQTHLVATPAKNPLQTCLAATMSKTSSQMSPVGVTKPSPQTRLAAMITKTPAQLRSVATIFKTLYLASPTVANVKAPPQAAVAARTPNTPGSIHENPPKAKATMNVKQAAEAVKASSPSYLAERKIRCLAQPHLGTGVPMAPAKLPLEAEKIKTGPQKQVKTDMAFKTSVAVEMAGAPSWTKVAEEGDKPPHMYVPVDMAVTLPQGQLAAPLTNASSQRHPPCLSQRPLAALLTKASSEGHLPTELSKTPSLAHVVTCLSKMHSQAHLATGAMKVQSQAPLASSVTKTQSQGQPITDITKCLIPAHQAADLSSNTHSQVLLTGSKVSNHACQYLGGLSAPPWAKPEDRQTQPQPHRYVPGKTTQGGPCPAACEVQGMLVPLMARTGHSTCNVESWGDSGATRAQPSRPGQAVPCQEDTVGSLLASLCAEVADVLASQEDLRTLLAKALSQGEVRAALNQALSKEVLDATVAKALPQSTLSMALVKALSWSELRLTLSRALSRGELRAELTKVMQGKLAEVLSKALTEEEWAALSQALCQGELGALLSQSWCQVALRTGTILPKATSKSTGSRVTKTPAPAEVACRRSLSAPWGPXLGPVRPQTSKGPADAGVASGQSWNHAWEPARCAASWDTRRNKAVVHPRQSGEPMVSMQAAEEIRILAVITIQAGIRGYLARCRIQVWHRGATVIQATWRGYRVRRNLAHLCRATTIIQAAWRGYSTRRDQAQHRQMLHSVTWVELGGRARVMSDRSWFQDGRARTVSDHRCFQSCQAHACSVCHSLSSRIGSPPSVVMLVGSSSRTCHTCGRTQPTRVVQGMGRGAGGPGAVSWASTYQRAAPSPRQPHHQDKAATAIQSAWRGFKIRQQMRQQQMAAKMVQATWRGHHTRSCLKNTEALLGPADPWASSRHTHWPSI from the exons ATGACCCTTCAAG GCAGAGCTGACCTGTCCAGTAATCAAGGCAATGCAGCCGGCCACCCAGCTACAGTTCACAAACCAGTTGTCACCCAGTGGGCAGTGCAtcctccagcccctgcccac CCTAGTCTCCCGGACAAAACGGAGAAAGTGCCTTCACAGGCCCAGCACGAGGGCCTCAAGTCCAAGGAGCATCTTCCGCAACAGCCTGCCCAAGCCAAGACGGTGTCCCGCCGCATCCCACGCCTCCGGGCTGTGGTCGAGAGCCAGGCCTTCAATAACATCCTGGTAGACGAGATGGACATGATGCACGCCCGCGCAGCCACGCTCATCCAAGCCAACTGGAGGGGCTATCGGCTTCGGCAGAAGCTGATTTCCCAGATGATGGCGGCCAAGGCCATCCAGGAGGCCTGGCGGCGCTTCAACAAGAGACACATCCTTCACTCCAGCAAGTTGTTGGTGAAGAAAATGAGGGCGGAGGAGGGGGACATCCCTTATCACGCCCCGCAGCAGGTGCGCTTCCAGCATCCGGAAGAGAACCGCCTTCTGTCCCTGCCCATCATGGTGAACAAGGAGACCCAGTTCCCTTCCTGTGACAATCTGGTCCTCTGCAGACCCCAGTCGTCCCCTCTCCTGCAGCCCCCAGCAGCTCAGGGTACCCCAGAGCCCTGTGTGCAGGCTCCTCATGTTGCCAGAGTCCAGGGGGTGGCCTTCCTGCCACACCAGACGGTCACCATCAGATTTCCCTGCCCAGTGAGTCTGGATGCAAAATGCCAGCCATTCCTGCTGACCAGAACCATCAGAAGCACCTGCCTCGTCCACATAGAGGGTGACTCAGTGAAGACCAAACGTGTAACTGCCCAGACCAACAAAGCTGGGGCTCCGGGGACACCATTGTCCAGAAGGTATAACCAGGCAGTTATGGGGCCATCCAGAGCCCAAACCCGGGGCCCTGTGAAAGCAGAGACCCCCAAAGCCCCCTTCCAGATATGTCCAGGGCCCATGATCACCAAGACTCTACTCCAGACATATCCGGCGTCCACGACGACCACCATCCCACCCAAGACTAGCCCAGTTCCCAAAGTAACAATGACCAAGACCCCAGCCCAGATGTATCCGGGGCCCACAGTGATCAAAACTGCACCTCACACGTGCCCCGTGCCCACAATGACCAAGATCCAGGTGCAccccacagcctccagaactggcaCCCCACGGCAGACATGCCCTGCAACCATCACGGCAAAGAACCAACCTCAGGTTTCCCTTCTGGCCTCCATCATGAAGAGCCCGCCCCAGGTATGCCCAGGGTCTGCGATTGCAAAGACCCCACCCCAGACGCACCTGGTCGCCACCCCAGCCAAAAATCCACTGCAAACATGTCTGGCAGCCACAATGTCCAAGACTTCATCCCAGATGAGCCCAGTTGGGGTGACCAAGCCCTCACCCCAGACTCGCCTGGCAGCCATGATAACCAAGACCCCAGCCCAGTTACGCTCGGTGGCCACCATCTTCAAGACCCTGTATCTGGCCTCTCCAACAGTGGCAAATGTCAAGGCTCCACCCCAAGCGGCGGTAGCAGCCAGAACTCCCAACACCCCAGGCTCCATCCATGAGAACCCACCCAAGGCCAAGGCCACCATGAATGTGAAGCAGGCTGCAGAGGCGGTGAAAGCCTCATCCCCCTCCTATTTGGCTGAGAGGAAGATCAGGTGCCTGGCCCAACCACATCTGGGAACTGGGGTCCCCATGGCTCCAGCTAAGCTTCCTTTGGAAGCCGAGAAAATCAAGACTGGCCCCCAGAAACAGGTGAAAACAGACATGGCATTTAAGACCAGCGTGGCAGTGGAAATGGCTGGGGCTCCATCCTGGACAAAAGTTGCTGAGGAAGGGGACAAGCCACCTCACATGTATGTGCCTGTAGACATGGCTGTCACCCTGCCCCAGGGGCAGCTGGCTGCCCCACTGACCAATGCCTCATCCCAGAGACATCCACCCTGCCTGTCCCAGAGACCACTGGCCGCCCTGCTGACCAAGGCCTCATCTGAGGGACATCTGCCCACTGAGctgagcaagaccccatccctggCCCATGTGGTCACCTGTCTGAGCAAGATGCATTCCCAGGCACATCTGGCCACAGGTGCCATGAAGGTCCAATCCCAAGCGCCTCTGGCCAGCTCTGTGACCAAGACGCAGTCCCAGGGGCAGCCGATCACAGACATAACCAAGTGCCTCATCCCAGCACACCAGGCTGCTGATCTCAGCAGCAACACCCACTCCCAGGTGCTCCTAACAGGGTCCAAGGTGTCCAACCACGCCTGCCAGTACCTTGGTGGCCTCAGCGCCCCACCCTGGGCCAAGCCAGAGGACAGACAGACCCAGCCACAGCCCCACAGATACGTGCCGGGGAAGACCACTCAGGGGGGACCATGCCCGGCAGCCTGTGAGGTCCAGGGTATGCTGGTGCCGCTGATGGCACGCACCGGACATTCCACATGCAATGTTGAGTCCTGGGGAGACAGCGGAGCCACACGTGCCCAGCCATCAAGGCCCGGCCAGGCGGTGCCCTGCCAGGAGGACACGGTAGGCTCCCTGCTGGCCTCCTTGTGTGCTGAAGTAGCTGATGTGCTGGCATCCCAGGAGGATCTCCGCACTCTGTTGGCCAAAGCCCTCTCCCAGGGAGAAGTCCGGGCAGCTCTGAACCAGGCCCTGTCCAAGGAGGTCCTGGATGCCACTGTCGCCAAAGCCCTGCCCCAGAGCACGCTGAGCATGGCGCTGGTGAAGGCGCTGTCCTGGAGTGAGCTGCGCCTGACCCTGTCCCGAGCCCTGTCCCGGGGTGAGCTCCGGGCGGAACTCACCAAGGTCATGCAGGGTAAATTGGCTGAGGTCCTTAGCAAGGCTTTGACGGAGGAGGAGTGGGCAGCTCTGAGCCAGGCCCTGTGTCAGGGTGAGCTGGGTGCTCTCCTGAGCCAGTCTTGGTGTCAGGTGGCCCTGAGGACTGGAACCATCCTCCCCAAGGCCACCTCGAAATCAACAGGAAGCAGGGTGACTAAGACGCCGGCCCCGGCGGAGGTGGCCTGCAGGAGGAGTCTGTCGGCCCCGTGGGGCC CCCTGGGCCCCGTGAGACCACAGACCAGCAAG GGCCCCGCGGACGCTGGTGTGGCTAGTGGCCAATCGTGGAACCACGCGTGGGAGCCAGCCAGGTGTGCTGCGTCCTGGGACACCCGGCGCAACAAGGCGGTGGTGCATCCCAGGCAGTCCGGGGAGCCGATGGTGTCCATGCAGGCTGCAGAGGAGATCCGCATCCTCGCAGTGATCACTATCCAGGCGGGCATCCGTGGCTACCTGGCGCGTTGCAGGATCCAGGTGTGGCACCGGGGGGCCACGGTCATCCAAGCTACTTGGCGCGGCTACCGTGTGCGGCGGAACCTGGCACACCTCTGCAGAGCCACCACGATCATCCAGGCTGCCTGGCGCGGCTACAGCACCCGCCGGGACCAAGCCCAGCACCGGCAGATGCTCCACTCTGTCACGTGGGTGGAGCTGGGCGGCCGGGCCAGGGTCATGTCTGACCGAAGCTGGTTCCaggatggcagagccaggacagtATCTGACCATCGCTGCTTCCAGTCCTGCCAGGCACACGCTTGCAGCGTCTGCCACTCCCTGAGCTCCAGGATCGGGAGCCCGCCCAGCGTGGTGATGCTAGTGGGCTCCAGCTCTCGCACCTGTCATACCTGTGGACGCACCCAGCCCACCCGCGTGGTGCAGGGCATGGGCCGGGGCGCTGGGGGCCCCGGGGCAGTGTCTTGGGCCTCCACCTACCAGCGGGCTGCCCCGAGTCCCAGGCAGCCGCATCACCAGGACAAAGCGGCCACAGCCATCCAGTCCGCCTGGAGGGGCTTTAAGATCCGCCAGCAGATGAGGCAGCAGCAAATGGCAGCGAAGATGGTTCAAGCCACCTGGAGAGGCCACCATACCCGGAGCTGTCTGAAGAACACAGAGGCGCTCTTGGGACCAGCAGACCCCTGGGCCAGCTCACGGCACACGCATTGGCCCAGCATCTAG
- the LOC129459588 gene encoding uncharacterized protein — translation MIGAPSVAQSCSKGSMVIDITAPPYLKALAEERSIAPLQMPHTTSLAPGHSSAPAASGTVRSLQPVPTVLSTALKLSQDAGIMPSGATGDQAELGELDEAVSQVSGSSGSSDLISKARVIGATPWMYPSPLGADGHDHRSLSEKGTLPQGQTPLFREVAPSHASGMVPVPFQALGLATKTPSVYQQGSVVHVIPQNHSQGTVASNVVSGSPQLACGSSEAFRLLSVSVGRMGNSSLPQRSGTASIVSHVPPYSSSARRASSSPFQTEVVPNPFQKTVSGNLAQSSCWDSMGPKNSYRSVHGRIVPELLESSVARVRPFQYVQRQPSQASARGGANSTHRPSAEVRPVIRTGEMTHSSAIPPLALGVRRASLGYESSPSGSLPPLF, via the coding sequence ATGATTGGGGCCCCTAGTGTGGCTCAGAGCTGCTCCAAGGGGTCCATGGTGATTGACATCACTGCCCCTCCTTACCTCAAAGCCCTGGCTGAGGAGAGGTCTATAGCCCCCTTGCAGATGCCCCACACCACCAGCCTGGCTCCAGGTCACTCCTCAGCCCCGGCAGCTAGTGGCACAGTGAGGAGTCTACAGCCAGTGCCTACGGTTCTATCAACAGCCTTAAAATTGAGCCAAGATGCTGGGATAATGCCATCTGGGGCCACAGGGGACCAAGCCGAGCTAGGAGAATTGGATGAGGCTGTGTCCCAAGTGTCAGGATCAAGTGGATCCAGTGACCTAATCAGCAAAGCCAGGGTCATTGGCGCAACCCCGTGGATGTACCCCAGTCCTCTGGGAGCTGATGGCCATGATCATAGGTCCCTGTCTGAGAAAGGGACTCTTCCCCAAGGCCAAACACCATTGTTCAGGGAGGTGGCTCCCAGCCATGCTAGTGGCATGGTCCCTGTCCCTTTCCAGGCCCTGGGTTTAGCCACTAAGACCCCCTCAGTTTATCAACAGGGGTCTGTCGTTCACGTCATACCCCAAAACCACTCTCAGGGTACAGTGGCTTCTAATGTAGTCTCAGGATCACCCCAGCTGGCCTGTGGCAGTTCTGAGGCTTTCAGATTGCTTTCAGTGTCTGTGGGCAGGATGGGGAATTCTAGTCTTCCTCAGAGGTCAGGGACTGCCAGCATAGTCTCACATGTGCCACCATATTCGTCCTCGGCTAGAAGGGCATCGTCCAGTCCCTTCCAGACAGAAGTTGTCCCCAATCCATTCCAGAAAACAGTGTCTGGAAACCTGGCTCAGAGCAGCTGCTGGGACTCCATGGGCCCTAAAAATTCCTACAGATCCGTGCATGGTAGGATTGTTCCAGAACTGCTAGAAAGTTCTGTGGCCAGGGTTAGGCCCTTCCAGTATGTGCAAAGACAACCATCCCAGGCCTCAGCTCGAGGTGGTGCAAACTCCACCCATAGGCCCTCTGCAGAGGTAAGGCCCGTCATCCGCACTGGGGAGATGACACACTCCTCGGCCATTCCTCCGCTGGCCCTGGGAGTTCGGAGGGCGTCTCTAGGCTACGAGTCTTCCCCGAGTGGTTCCCTGCCGCCCCTTTTTTAA